A part of Rhinoderma darwinii isolate aRhiDar2 chromosome 1, aRhiDar2.hap1, whole genome shotgun sequence genomic DNA contains:
- the LOC142707153 gene encoding oocyte zinc finger protein XlCOF8.4-like, protein MDKDRNEMSRRILDFTLEIIYLLSGEEYTIVKKTSGDCTTPIIHESGGWSSSQSPITEPPPHSRIHEKKILELIYKMTELLTGEVPIRCQDVTVYFSMKEWEYLEGHKDLYEEVMMEDYRPHTSPDGSSRRNPPERCPSPLYSQDCPEENHNVPENHQGEDLTNNKAEDEAEEERMRSDQPCKSEVEEEIPGGVTTEDARKNSEGNLRFLINYEVEDEDIMQQSSGKNLITINVHPGFHSKDLSYNSPNHEEPSPDQSQIVATKTAQKGGKRFHCVKRVTKISGLFKHRRILTVDKPYSCSECGKCSADKSHLVIHERGHTGEKPYSCTECGKCFTVKSGLVRVCSHGQITDRRKSHQKIKTSSQDEDTVMT, encoded by the exons atggacaaggacaggaatgagatgagcagaagaatattagacttcaccttggagatcatctacctgttgagcggagag gagtacacaatagtgaagaagacatcgggtgactgtacgactcccatcatccatgagtcaggaggatggagcagtagtcagagccccatcacagagcctccccctcactcccggatacatgagaagaagatcttagaactgatctacaagatgactgagctgctgactggagag gttcctataaggtgtcaggatgtcactgtctatttctccatgaaggagtgggagtatctagaaggacacaaggatctgtacgaggaggtcatgatggaggactaccgaCCGCACACATCACCAG atggatccagtaggagaaatccaccagagagatgtcccagtcctctgtattcccaggactgtccagaggaaaatcacaatgtcccagagaatcatcag ggggaagatctgactaataataaagcggaggatgaagcagaagaagagCGGATGAGgagcgatcaaccgtgtaagagtgaagtggaggaggaaattccaggaggtgttaccacag AAGATGCCAGAAAGAACTCTGAGGGAAACTTGAGGTTTTTGATAAATTatgaagtagaagatgaagatatcatgcagcagtcttcaggaaaAAACCTGATTACCATTAATGTACATCCAGGATTTCACAGTAAAGATCTATCGTATAATTCCCCTAATCATGAGgaaccttctcctgaccaatcacagattgttgCCACAAAAACAGCTCAGAAAGGGGGTAAAAGGTTTCATTGTGTTAAACGGGTCacaaaaatctcaggtctttTTAAGCACAGAAGAATTCTCACAGTCgataagccgtattcatgttcagaatgtgggaaatgttccgcagataaatcacatctagttatacatgagagaggtcacacaggagagaagccatattcatgtacagaatgtgggaaatgttttacagttaaatcaggtcttgttagggtatgttcacacggccaaattacggac